The genomic window AAAGAGATCAACGTGTATCAGAATTTCTCAAACATAAATGGCAAACGAAGAGACGAATTTCAGATTTCAGAATTGGTCAACCAAACATAAAGAGATCAACATGACAACATGTATCAGAATTTCTCAAACATAAATGGCAAACGAAGAGACGAATTTCAGAATTGGTCAGACTCAATGATCTAGGGTTTCGTACAGATCGATAACATCAAAACAGCGAAAGGAATCTACGATTATAAACACAAAATCGTACCTCTTTGAAATGGTGAAGACACTTCGAGGGAGGAAGTGAACAATCAGACAAAGCATTCGCTGATTGAAACTCATCGAGAAACCATAATAAGTATACACATGTAAATTGTCTCAAGGATACGAAAGATTCGGGTTAACCCAGCTTGAACGGGTATGATCCGAAATAATCCATTAATGGGCCAAAATTGGGCTTATTCATGAAAGTTGTAAAGGCCCAATGAAACTCGAAGTTGATCAGAAGGTTGTCGGCGACCAAATTTCTAAATCCAATTTTGGGAGGGAGACGACGGCGGAGGTTGAAAGGGGAAAGAGCAGAAATGGTGACCGGAGAAGCGTTGATCGCGTACAGAGCACTGCTCAGGGCAACAAAGAAATCATTCGCCGGAGATACCGAGATGCTAAAAGCTTCGGCGTCCGAGATCCGTAAGAAATTCGAAGAGAATCGCCTCGTGGCTTCTAACTCCGACATCACTCGCCTTCTAGAAGAGGCGCGTGAAGCGACGCAGTTCATTTCCACCATGATCGTCCAGGCTAAACTCAACGAACGCGGCGGATATGGTTCGTTCTGACTCTTTTTATCTTGCGCACCATCTGTTTGTTGAAATGCGTGAGTGAAAGCTCATATCTTtggaaatttgatttttctgtgTCGTAGAGATGAAAGCAAGTCAGGAACACGCGGGAGCTACTTTGGAGCTTCCATCAGAGGAGATGCTTCGGAAAAAATCTGTATGAGTGTAAGTCTGAAATTGGATTACTTCTCCCTTACTCGTTTTGTTTGATCGGGAAAGGTGGATCCTTTTTATGCttctctgtttgttttctcttttcacgGCCAAGTTGAATCAATAAGAAGCTCTTTACATACATTTTTGGATGAGATTCGTCCAtttcaaaacaagaattaCAGAATTCACTTACATCCATGGCTAATATTGATTATGTTGTATGTTAGACTGTAGACCTCACTTTTCTACTTTTCTTAGAAGCATTGTCTTGTCGTAGAGACCCATCTTTTGTGTCATTCTCAAATCTTAGAAGCCTTGTCTTGTCGTAGAGACCCatcttttgtatcattttcaAATCCATGTCACTTTTATTGTTAGattgaaatataattatttccTACATAAGCTTAGGTTTCGTCATCTATCTAGATTTCCTTGTCCCCGATTGTTTCACAGAGTCTGATGGGAAGTTTGAAATAGAGTTGACGCGAGAAGATTGAAGCCGTGATGGTCACTCTAGTTTttcaaaccaataaaataGAACCTATATTGTTGATACGGGGTCCGAGAAGTATGGTTCATTTTCCAATGAAAACCACTACACAATCTGTCAAGATTTACCCCCATTCATGAGTGTCCACAGCATTTGCTCAGAAGTCCTTTTTTATCATCTCCATTCATGATTTTAAGTTCAGAGTTCTAGCTTTCTCTTATTAGTGTCTCAGTCATCTTCTCGCTGGTGTGCAATCCTTAGATTCTTGTGTTGAAGAGCATTGTTTCATAGGAATCATGTGAATCGTCATAACCACATATACTTTGTTCTCTCAATTCATGTGAGTTTGATTCAATTCTTTAGCTGTATTCATAAATGCTCACGCATTACGTGATTATGTTGTATATAAGAACTCACGCACGTCCTAAAGAAAGTAGCCATGTcgtgaataaagaaaaaggtaactaaaaaaatgGATTCGAAAAGAGATATGGTCATGGGCCTCATGGCGATGACAAAACTACATAATGTAGCTTTTTCGATGTAAGGTACCAAAACCTCATTCCGTACACAACTAGCTCATCTTCCATTTATAAACAGTTTCATATATACCATATATTCGTAGCCAttgatgaaataaatattatcataGAAGGATTTATACTCACTCTTCTTATCACTTCGTTGCATAAGAGATGCGACAAATTACGTTTTCAATCTTTGTTAAGTCCGCCTGGTAGAGTAAGAATAAGCTCAATGATTagcaaaacaataaataaataaatagatcGATCACTAGTTTTATTAGGTTGGAGTAGTTGttgaaaatggtaaaaaaaataatgatatttcTATTCAACATAGTAATCATAATACGAGATAACTAAACCAACGAATTGTTATCggcaaaacaacaaattaataaaatcgAACGAAGTGTTAGAACGAAATGTTGTGATCATAACTCCGACACCTACAAATGGACCGCCATACTTTTTATACTTTCACTTTAAAACCTACCAAAACCcctaaattaaatttatacgTGTCTATATATACGATCTCTCGTCGAGACACcaattaattttgtataaagaTTACAATTCtcacaaaacatgaaaactcCCATGAGTTCTTCTATCACGTTTGCACtcgtcttctttctcctttctctcaaCCCAACTTCATCATTACCGTCCAAACGCGAAAGCTACGTTCAAAACGCGTGTAGTGTTACACGCTACCAAGACCTCTGCGCTAAAACGCTATTGCCGTTTGCATCAGTCGCCAAGAACAGTCCCAGCAAATGGGCACGTGCCGGCGTTTCCGTTGCCATAACCGACAACAAAGACGTCCTTAGACACCTTCTCAAAACGAGGCTTTCAACGATTGGGAAACGAGACCGAATCGCTTTGTCGGATTGTCGCGAACTTCTCCAAGACTCTCTTGATAGTCTCCACAAGTCCTTGGCCGTCCTCCGGACACTCAGAGCCAGCGAGTTTCAGCAGCAGATGAGTGATCTTGCTACGTGGCTTAGCTCTTCCCTCACTGACAAGGACACGTGTCTTGATGGGTTTGAAAAGACATCGACGAGGTCATCATCAACGGTCAGGATGATTCGGAAGAGAGTCACGACGTCTATGTACTTGTCCAGCAATTCTCTCGCACTCCTCAACAAGCTAGCGGCTAATGGTTTGTAATCTCTTAAATCATAAACTTTTACAAAAGCTTTAATTTTCCATGAAAGTGTAAGATCATATTATTAATAAGGTGGTTCATGGCTGATCACTACGATAACTGTATCTCTCTCATTATAATGGAATTATTTACAGGCGAAATAATAATGGGCCTAATGTCCTATATTGGGCCAATGTTATTAGTCAAGTATTGTCATTTTTATTCGACCGTCACAAGCCCATGCCACCTAACGAGTAACGAACCTCTCTCTCATCAAGTCAAAACGTGAGAAGAAGTCGGTGATAAAAACCTAATAAAAATCACTcgaaagatatttttttcttggttaaaCACTCAAAAAGATTTTGTCTAACTACTATAACTCGTTTTAGTCCTTTCCATAAACCATTTTAATTCCTTTTACGATAATAACTTGAAATTTTCTTACTCTTAACGCCACAACATTGCTAAACGAATTTCATACAAATATAGCGCAATTATTACTTTGATAGCATATTATTGTTGCTTCATATCATATGTTTAGGTAGTtgcaacttttgttttgtctacATGTATATATCACCgtgttaattatatattttgtttcatattgtTAAGATCagtatataactttttaaaacaagaTGCTTTGATTTTGTCACTTACATATACATAGTTTCATATAAGAGATCCTTCCTAACATTGTAGTTAGCTAGTCTTATTCCATTAGTTTTAAATGggtataaaatttaattgttatttataagaaaacaaagaagttgattagagaaagaaaaaaacaattatttataagaaattcaATTATTAGCCATCGCGAATCTAAAAAGTTAGGCAAGAAAGTGAAGGAGATGTGGGGTGACATAACTAGCTAACCGCCAGGTTAGCATCACAAGTCAACGTAAACATAAAACACCAATGCTCttccatttttcaaaaaaattgtattcaCATCCGAGTCTGAagtttttttgtgatttgtttaGATCACAAGTTAGGAATTTTGTAGTTTTGCGCAGGGAGGGAGACGCCGAGGGAGGTGTTTAGGGAGGGAGGGAGGTAGACGCCGTCGCTACTTAGTGTAAATTATCTTTTCAGATCGTAAAGCTAGTAAAATATTGATAGTATAATTCATATGTAGCTATTAAAGGTAGATCCAAACCATCATGGTTTAACCATGTGTTATTGTGTCGTAATAAGCAAAGGCTTTATCTTATATAATCAGAAACACTTAAGGACGTAACTCAAAATATACAAGTTTCATTAactataatcaaataattgtgTTTGAGCAAATGTTTCAAATATATGGTTAGTTTCAATCAAAACgggttttcttttattctagaccattccatttttttctaaactacTTAGACAATCGTAATCACTCGGTAAAAAACACTGTTACAAAATGGGGTCGTAGAGATCTACCACTAATTAAATTGGATTTACCTTTTACTCTTTGGCtcctttttgaaaaaatttgaagttaacaaaataaccaaataaaataagaataagtCGTCACATTTAATCTCATAGGCAATTTTTGAATCTAATACAAATCACGTTTTTCCAACCCTGATGGTCAAAAGCGTTATGAATGTGCTTTGTAAAAAACTGTTTAGTTTGTTAGGACATGcttttatattattacaaattttaaatatcatgTTTATGCTATAATTGAAAAATACGAACGTCGAAATCACTCAAAGCTCACACCAATCTGGCTTTGAGTGCTAAGTTAGGGTTTGGCATTGACTTTGTTTACGTGAGATTACCATACCTAACGAACCTATCATTTCATTAATTACAAATTgagtattaaaaaaacatataatatgtgTTTTCGTGTTGTTGCAAATAATGGACTAAGTAACAATATTCATTGGTCCGATTTTGAAGGAAAGttcaatgaaataaataaaagggTAATCTCGTAATAAGAGTGAAAAACAAGCCTTAACCTGTAAACGCTTACGCTAGTTAAATACACAACAAAGACCGATTCGCTTTTCACTCTCTCGTTCAAGGTCCGACTCAGTTCCCGGCGAGTTCGACTCGGTGATTGATTTTTTcctagaaaaataaaatttcttcttaACGATTGatcgattttggttttctatcTTTCGATTCTAGATCTAGAATTCAATTTGTGAGGTTTGGAGATGGCGAGCGAGCTGATCAATCGGCGACACGAGACGGATCAACCAACCGCCGATGCTTATTACCCGAAACCAATCAAACCATGGTTCACGGTGACTCGTCCGATGCGTTACATGCTCCGTGAACAGAGACTTATCTTCGTTCTCGTTGGCATTGCAATCGCTACTTTGGTTTTCACAATTTTCCCTCGCTCCACACAATCAACCCCTTACTCGGATCCTTTCTCCGGTTACGGAATCCGACCCGACGAATCGTACGTTCCGGCTATACAAGCTCAGAGGAAACCTAGCCTCGAGTACCTGAACCGGATCGGAGCAACAGGCGGGAAAATCCCACTGGGATTGAAACGCAAAGGGCTAAGAGTGGTTGTGACCGGTGGTGCTGGATTCGTTGGATCGCATCTCGTGGATCGTTTGATGGCTAGAGGAGATACTGTGATTGTTGTTGATAATTTCTTCACTGGAAGGAAAGAGAACGTTATGCACCATTTCAGTAACCCTAACTTTGAGATGATCCGTCACGATGTGGTTGAGCCGATTCTTCTTGAGGTTGATCAGATCTACCATTTGGCTTGCCCTGCTTCTCCTGTTCATTACAAATTCAATCCCGTCAAGACTATCAtatcctttctttcttttttttcaattttcgaTTCGATTTTGgaattgttgtttgtgtttgttccTTGACTTTGATTGATACAAGACGAATGTGGTTGGAACATTGAACATGCTTGGTTTGGCTAAGCGAGTTGGGGCTAGATTTCTTCTGACGAGTACCAGTGAGGTTTATGGTGATCCTCTGCAGCATCCTCAGGTTGAGACTTACTGGGGCAACGTTAATCCCATTGGTAATAATCTTCCCTCATTAGTTATTCAAATTaaagtttgagtttttatgCCTTGTGTTTGGTTGTGAATTCTCTAATCGGAATCTGATGAAAAGGAAGCGTTATTGTTTCCCAATGTTTATTCCACCGTCGCGTGACACGACGACGTGTATAGAGCTTCTATGTCTTTTGTGCTTTCTATCATTTTCTGTGTCGGAAAATGCGCACGTTAGGAGAGAGGGATTGTTCAAAAAACAGGTGTTTTTTATGGTTCAGATCTGGTCCCCTGTCTCTCTAAGGTCAAACCATTGAAGCGTAAATAACGGGTCTTTGTGATCGTGCGGCTCTATTATACGTGTCTCTACCTTAGACGCAGCCTCCACATTTACTGCTAGCCTAACATTTCAATTGCCGACTTTCAAAATTCTAGAGCTTACTTGCTTTTAATTCTAATTTTACTGGCACGGTAACTATTACCAACACGTGCATGTTTTCTTGTGATTTGATTGATGACTAATTGGGTTTGTTATGTAACAGGTGTTCGTAGTTGCTACGATGAAGGAAAACGTACGGCAGAGACGTTGACCATGGACTATCACCGAGGTGCCAATGTTGAGGTTGGTTactcttttttcatttaacCTCCTTTTCAAGCCATTTTACGGTTTGTCTAGTTGAGTAACAAGAGTTTATTGTTGATTGGCCACAGGTCAGAATTGCTAGGATCTTCAACACCTATGGTCCAAGAATGTGTATAGATGATGGGCGTGTTGTTAGTAACTTCGTTGCACAGGTTGGTTAATAATCTAGTGGGCACAAAACTATTAATGATTAAAGACTGGTTTGGTGGAGTAATGATTGTTTTATATTGGCAATAATTGAACAGGCACTAAGGAAAGAGCCATTGACTGTTTACGGTGATGGGAAGCAGACAAGGAGTTTCCAATTTGTTTCTGATCTGGTAAGGCTTTCCTTTTCCCCCCTCAAAGAATAGAGTCCTACAACTTGCCAacacaaatatttgtattCTATTGTTTCTTTGGTCCCTCAAGAGATATTCTTACATTCTTGtggaaaggaaacaaaaaaaaaagccaaatTTGGTAGGTGGTTTGATGTCAAATCACTAGTATATTCAACTTCAACCCTTTTAAGTTTAGACCTTTAAGTTCTTTTTGTATCTAGTGGAGACTACTTTTTAGGGTGACATTCTCAAAGGAAAGGATTTTACTTCTGTGTAGATGCATTCCAgtatcttttcatattttgggGGGTAGAAAGATTTGAGAGAAGGgaaaaaatatgtgtttagTGAGCTCACATGTTATTGAATAAACTGGTGGGTATGTCGTGGGATCTGATAACAAAAGAGACCCCAATTTGTTATAGATATTAAATGGTCTCCATTTTAGCAATCTTATGAAGACGGCTGAGTATCAATAATCAATATCATGTGACAAAGGACCAAATGGGCTCTCAACTTTATTGCCCTCTTTGTCCTGGTTATTTTTAGCTGTCAATATTGTATGATCAATCTGATTTCGTGTTTTTGTGATGCAAAAGGTTGAAGGTTTGATGAGACTGATGGAAGGAGAACATGTCGGCCCATTCAACCTCGGTAACCCTGGTGAATTCACGATGCTCGAGCTCGCtaaggtctctctctctctctctctatacaTACCTTtcgatttttatatatgacCCTGGGTTCTGATAATTGTGATTTggttggtttttgtttgaaggTGGTCCAAGAGACAATTGATCCGAATGCAAACATAGAGTTCAGACCAAACACAGAAGACGACCCTCACAAGAGAAAGCCTGACATCACAAAGGCCAAAGAGCTTTTAGGTTGGGAACCAAAGGTCTCTCTTCGTCAGGGACTGCCTCTCATGGTCAAAGATTTCCGTCAACGTGTCTTTGGTGACCAGAAGGAAGGCTCCTCCGCAGCTGCAACCACCACCAAGACAACTTCAGCTTGAGCAAATGCAGAATCTGAGTAGCAGCCACTGCGGCTGGTAGTgggtttataacaaaattgcAAGAGCGTCgtttctttaaatttatttcgCTTTTGATTTCTGTTTTGATAATCGTGTAAACGTAGAGTAAGAATTTGGTACCTTTACTTACTACTATTCATGGACCTCACTAcagttttaaaagaaaaaagaacttcTCTTTTGATATTACAAAGTTCACTGGCTGCGTTTCAAGTCAAAGATAGAAGACAAGTGAAAAATACAAGGCAACACTAGTAGATTTAAGGCTCATAATCAAAACATGTTCTCACTGTTGATGCAACAATTAGGATTTGACAAGAAGAAGCGAGAATTATCATAAGAAGAGCTTCTTTCACTTGGGGTTCCTGAGGACGATAATGACTGAGTCTCCACGCAGGAACATCTTGCTGATGAATCGATCTCTGTTAACAGGaagagctttcttctttccttttccgGTTTTCGgaacctaaaaaaaaacacagagaacCCATGTAAGAAACAGCACTTGTCTACTAGTAAACCACAGGCAGAAAACAGATACAAAAGATGTTAACCTCAGTCCACATTTCTCTGACATTTTCAAGAACCATGTTGCAGTGCCTGTCAAAAGCCCTAACTCGGCCAAGGAGTTTCCTGTTGTTACGGCAATTGATCAACACCTGAGTGTTATTCTTAACACTCATCATCAAAACAGAGAGTGGTCCAGTGTTGAACTCCTCCTCCTCAGTCTTTCCCTGCTAAAGAATGACATTCAAGGAAGAGTATTAAACAACAATGCATCCAATACAAGATTGCCTTGTTAAGTACTCTCATCCAAAACTAGCAACATTCATTCATATAGCCAAAACTCTAGCTGACCATCTGTGATGAATTCTCAGGACAGTGTTTTCTATTCACTAACACAACTACTTGAAGATACAGAAACCACATGACTTGTAATGGTACATATTCATCaacaaattacataaaatgaaGGATCAGGCAACAAAAGATTCCAGGCACTAAAAAGCTAGAGACATAGACATGGTACAGATATCGAATTTAGGGTTCTATGTTTATGCTTGATAGATCGAGAAATCAGTAACGAGAAAGACGGGGAGAGTTACTTACGTTGGTATCCTCTTCCATTGGTTTACTGAaatcgagaaaaaaaaaagtgttagagaagatctagaagaagaagaatgataaaaattagaagacgaagatgagaAAACCTAGAACTAGAATTACCTCATGTTCACTTGAAGCTCGATGAAATTCGGCGAAACGGTGGAAGCTGAAAAGGAGGAAAACGATGAATTTAGAAACTATCAAGAGATTTTCATAGAAACGCAGATCgaagaaattagggttttaccTGCTATACGCTAAATCCCGCTTTCGTTTTCCAAAAAGATCTCTCTCACACGAAGAAGAATGATGAGGTGTACTCGAGAAATCAAGTGTAAACAAACTCAGTGGCGGTTTAAGAGGGCTGAATTGAGGCCTATCTAAT from Arabidopsis thaliana chromosome 3, partial sequence includes these protein-coding regions:
- a CDS encoding complex 1 family protein / LVR family protein (complex 1 family protein / LVR family protein; Has 30201 Blast hits to 17322 proteins in 780 species: Archae - 12; Bacteria - 1396; Metazoa - 17338; Fungi - 3422; Plants - 5037; Viruses - 0; Other Eukaryotes - 2996 (source: NCBI BLink).), giving the protein MVTGEALIAYRALLRATKKSFAGDTEMLKASASEIRKKFEENRLVASNSDITRLLEEAREATQFISTMIVQAKLNERGGYEMKASQEHAGATLELPSEEMLRKKSV
- a CDS encoding Plant invertase/pectin methylesterase inhibitor superfamily protein (Plant invertase/pectin methylesterase inhibitor superfamily protein; FUNCTIONS IN: enzyme inhibitor activity, pectinesterase inhibitor activity, pectinesterase activity; INVOLVED IN: biological_process unknown; LOCATED IN: endomembrane system; EXPRESSED IN: 22 plant structures; EXPRESSED DURING: 13 growth stages; CONTAINS InterPro DOMAIN/s: Pectinesterase inhibitor (InterPro:IPR006501); BEST Arabidopsis thaliana protein match is: Plant invertase/pectin methylesterase inhibitor superfamily protein (TAIR:AT2G47670.1); Has 816 Blast hits to 809 proteins in 46 species: Archae - 0; Bacteria - 0; Metazoa - 0; Fungi - 0; Plants - 816; Viruses - 0; Other Eukaryotes - 0 (source: NCBI BLink).), coding for MKTPMSSSITFALVFFLLSLNPTSSLPSKRESYVQNACSVTRYQDLCAKTLLPFASVAKNSPSKWARAGVSVAITDNKDVLRHLLKTRLSTIGKRDRIALSDCRELLQDSLDSLHKSLAVLRTLRASEFQQQMSDLATWLSSSLTDKDTCLDGFEKTSTRSSSTVRMIRKRVTTSMYLSSNSLALLNKLAANGL
- the AUD1 gene encoding NAD(P)-binding Rossmann-fold superfamily protein (UDP-GLUCURONIC ACID DECARBOXYLASE 2 (UXS2); FUNCTIONS IN: UDP-glucuronate decarboxylase activity, dTDP-glucose 4,6-dehydratase activity, catalytic activity; INVOLVED IN: dTDP-rhamnose biosynthetic process, nucleotide-sugar metabolic process, D-xylose metabolic process; LOCATED IN: plasma membrane, Golgi membrane, membrane; EXPRESSED IN: guard cell, cultured cell; CONTAINS InterPro DOMAIN/s: NAD-dependent epimerase/dehydratase (InterPro:IPR001509), NAD(P)-binding domain (InterPro:IPR016040); BEST Arabidopsis thaliana protein match is: UDP-xylose synthase 4 (TAIR:AT2G47650.1); Has 30201 Blast hits to 17322 proteins in 780 species: Archae - 12; Bacteria - 1396; Metazoa - 17338; Fungi - 3422; Plants - 5037; Viruses - 0; Other Eukaryotes - 2996 (source: NCBI BLink).) produces the protein MASELINRRHETDQPTADAYYPKPIKPWFTVTRPMRYMLREQRLIFVLVGIAIATLVFTIFPRSTQSTPYSDPFSGYGIRPDESYVPAIQAQRKPSLEYLNRIGATGGKIPLGLKRKGLRVVVTGGAGFVGSHLVDRLMARGDTVIVVDNFFTGRKENVMHHFSNPNFEMIRHDVVEPILLEVDQIYHLACPASPVHYKFNPVKTIKTNVVGTLNMLGLAKRVGARFLLTSTSEVYGDPLQHPQVETYWGNVNPIGVRSCYDEGKRTAETLTMDYHRGANVEVRIARIFNTYGPRMCIDDGRVVSNFVAQALRKEPLTVYGDGKQTRSFQFVSDLVEGLMRLMEGEHVGPFNLGNPGEFTMLELAKVVQETIDPNANIEFRPNTEDDPHKRKPDITKAKELLGWEPKVSLRQGLPLMVKDFRQRVFGDQKEGSSAAATTTKTTSA
- a CDS encoding Small nuclear ribonucleoprotein family protein (Small nuclear ribonucleoprotein family protein; CONTAINS InterPro DOMAIN/s: Like-Sm ribonucleoprotein (LSM) domain (InterPro:IPR001163), Like-Sm ribonucleoprotein (LSM) domain, eukaryotic/archaea-type (InterPro:IPR006649), Like-Sm ribonucleoprotein (LSM)-related domain (InterPro:IPR010920); BEST Arabidopsis thaliana protein match is: Small nuclear ribonucleoprotein family protein (TAIR:AT2G47640.4); Has 794 Blast hits to 794 proteins in 230 species: Archae - 2; Bacteria - 0; Metazoa - 330; Fungi - 182; Plants - 143; Viruses - 0; Other Eukaryotes - 137 (source: NCBI BLink).), yielding MSKPMEEDTNQGKTEEEEFNTGPLSVLMMSVKNNTQVLINCRNNRKLLGRVRAFDRHCNMVLENVREMWTEVPKTGKGKKKALPVNRDRFISKMFLRGDSVIIVLRNPK
- a CDS encoding Small nuclear ribonucleoprotein family protein (Small nuclear ribonucleoprotein family protein; CONTAINS InterPro DOMAIN/s: Like-Sm ribonucleoprotein (LSM) domain (InterPro:IPR001163), Like-Sm ribonucleoprotein (LSM) domain, eukaryotic/archaea-type (InterPro:IPR006649), Like-Sm ribonucleoprotein (LSM)-related domain (InterPro:IPR010920); BEST Arabidopsis thaliana protein match is: Small nuclear ribonucleoprotein family protein (TAIR:AT2G47640.3); Has 794 Blast hits to 794 proteins in 230 species: Archae - 2; Bacteria - 0; Metazoa - 329; Fungi - 181; Plants - 143; Viruses - 0; Other Eukaryotes - 139 (source: NCBI BLink).), whose protein sequence is MSKPMEEDTNGKTEEEEFNTGPLSVLMMSVKNNTQVLINCRNNRKLLGRVRAFDRHCNMVLENVREMWTEVPKTGKGKKKALPVNRDRFISKMFLRGDSVIIVLRNPK